The Xiphophorus couchianus chromosome 5, X_couchianus-1.0, whole genome shotgun sequence genome includes a region encoding these proteins:
- the gtf3c1 gene encoding general transcription factor 3C polypeptide 1 isoform X2, with protein MHYLRKCLVKHELITMQSYVRRLKTGQQQHSILLLLKRFHVNRRNKYDILMEHVSDFLLQQSDHFTTVDNLKEHLNLNDKTMKRLFKNLRYSKLVEFCQYALEDLDPSAEHCTNKNGSKVLIRCIKLLKPYGKKTPADFDDDDDDEDDDDYTEGGGRVLPPEGRIMERDVMSQAYHIISSSGPKGIPQREIGLRMNVGRLESRMICRKMDRDGVIKSFMEDEGRQRTTKFISHKCASASNQLQLFAKEQERNKLLSSSASHKSDTTTSSTPSKSRKTPKAQKGKKPGGSRNKGQEEHQQVRVDHTEDEELDGKSDEADEKSGAKRTEEEECVTRKQTEPDAPVTQSAQAESESPSCSGSNSATTLDSVSIPAPEPPVEEEEQPNSTPASSLSQSEAVHPSDNPASAEIVEIDSVFQKQRSHETYRLLKRKNMIVEAIQSFKIIEGFFPLQKIINDAEKKDGVNSKCCKKTVLRLVHSLSREGLLKLYTTTVIQDGVTKKVDIIAHPSIQPSDGRVGQLIEQIRFRISSSHAAGRLQVAEEKGEHLKSEKATTSKAQKSVSRNKMLGSDEDANFKPTPVPGLGRTLGFQPKMIRLRVIHSFLWYLMYGHPLRDNPTEALSASQSPAEPSSSDPGTGLPESQAKQNETSNPPPIDEGLGDEDGLQGDQSKLDQSDADMNVYADEDSWRRFIPPVALHKGFTSGWAMVRSLLLCLPLSVFVQIVQINYKVDELEDYLSDSVKQHYLVRALPARMKRQLLYKRKYIFIFHENLQKLAYMGLVQFSVVERFKDKDQVFVYLKRNASIVDTTTSELHYWLVQEPPDSPFERRQYTFNTAEDVESFWFDLMCVCLNTPLGVVRSKRNDPDDDSAPPFVHDHNTIAGMSYLLKGSYEVCDDGSIPGDGRGAAGLDSELFSHLKRNWLWTCHLLASKPRPTISEGPDSKLRLKSLLSRNSLRMTLQAGKGLAPCYLTNKKPLMAENVEMGIESVLRNKLVVGGKGRTRKRKKTEVVKAPRRKKKEPKKRTRAHDATDHQALKRMTRHRVYWSVQEDSVMMLCSVASHLLNSKIKRPFVPYCVVRDLLHAEFDISKDKTSVAVGRRTRYILKNPQTLLNYRICLAEVHQDKALMRLLEKNKPADPDQADDCAEVFSEYVRLLRQKFSTVMCDRNLVIPESQEQIFARFKVSAIDCRKYVPSKDIINCKEDIHAIVLHNLIQSSMSMTNGQMKSFRSFQTFHTYSKYNQELLCRVFVQCKKRRMFNRRRISKTLEPKKKRGLPMLPMSFQMSQTFYRHFAWRFPFSLCTDSFCFLRSLITRGPGVNRPATTFYHEPENRSQTGEDVCDRKTSKKAKHGSETEPQIQTAGAQSTDKVDNNQSVTRGEEKSRESEEKLENTEEKIQSDEQKDPSGDDDASSSREQTDESPDAPDLSDMLQFPLSSPGGACLVSLSLMTLGRLSVHVSIPKQIVVVDSSLVDNEVVKSMAAMEEDDDDDEDEDECDGRKKLQVSAHQASHTNYLLMRGYCSPGIVKLRNLNMNDNIVVESCILKLGLRDAPAHHVFSEQTAPPLELTKSGPSLLPPILTRITLSPSYSPPTAEQCDERLVQDRRYSAQDIEACARLRRSLDEAGEKGLDERDLHVSHLHLQEAQSGRTRSLQQYLKDLQEEGQVVRVGSLSVRWVLMEHADPWLLTVNCKQMSQSHVNAKRRPHLTSQYNFPFARKRCIKAMQLEAEGPPAKKHASDKGKQTDRETGADGPGKPSENDATGKPSEDDGTGKPNEDDGTGKPNEDDGTEKPNEDDGIGKPNEDDGPGKPSEAEQQRDRTDDGSGDKTLILETRKEASRQEGEEKMETEQEQDRPRRIRKCRLSSEKVEEAVESPSVDTEENLSFISRPWRFIDGKVNRPVCKAILEAVLYHIMSQPGLTQQTLLEHYKDALQPVAVLDIVQALIELGCVTKRTLVKDPKPSLFSGSAPASRGSTVSLEEPDAVFYEPTISCCLQLCRVLPNERHWNDNLL; from the exons ATGCACTACTTGAGGAAGTGTCTTGTCAAGCATGAGCTGATCACCATGCAGTCTTACGTCAGACGGCTGAAGACAGGACAGCAGCAGCACTCCATTCTGCTCCTGCTGAAGCGCTTCCATGTTAACAG GCGGAACAAATACGACATCCTAATGGAGCACGTGTCTgactttctgctgcagcagtcTGACCACTTCACCACTGTGGACAATCTCAAAGAGCACCTG aatTTGAACGACAAGACTATGAAGCGTCTGTTCAAAAACCTCCGATACAGCAAGCTGGTGGAGTTTTGTCAGTACGCTTTGGAAGACTTGGATCCCAGTGCTGAACATTGCACCAATAAAAATG GCAGTAAAGTCCTTATTCGCTGCATAAAACTCTTGAAGCCgtatggaaaaaaaactcctgCAGATTTtgacgacgacgacgacgatGAGGATGATGACGACTACactgaaggaggaggaagagtccTCCCGCCTGAGGGACGAATCATGGAGAGGGACGTCATGTCGCAGGCCTACCACATCA TATCGTCTTCTGGTCCAAAGGGAATCCCTCAGAGAGAAATTGGATTAAGAATGAACGTTGGTCGGCTGGAATCTCGCATGATCTGCCGAAAGATGGACAGAGACGGTGTTATTAAG AGTTTTATGGAGGACGAAGGTCGGCAGAGGACCACGAAATTTATCAGCCACAA GTGCGCGAGCGCCAGCAATCAACTCCAGCTGTTTGCTAAAGAGCAGGAAAGGAACAAGCTGCTGTCCTCTTCAGCGTCGCACAAGTCGGACACCACGACATCGTCCACCCCGAGCAAAAGCCGCAAAACTCCCAAAGCCCAGAAGGGTAAGAAACCAGGCGGAAGTCGAAACAAAGGCCAAGAGGAGCACCAGCAGGTTCGTGTCGATCACACTGAGGATGAAGAGCTGGACGGAAAGAGTGATGAAGCAGATGAAAAATCTGGAGCAAAGaggacagaggaggaagagtgtGTGACAAGAAAGCAGACGGAACCCGACGCTCCCGTCACACAGTCTGCTCAAGCTGAGA GTGAGAGCCCTTCCTGCAGCGGATCCAACAGCGCTACAACACTTGACTCCGTATCCATTCCTGCTCCAG AACCTCCAGTGGAAGAAGAGGAACAACCCAACTCAACTCCTGCCAGCTCTTTGTCTCAGAGCGAGGCTGTGCATCCATCTGATAACCCGGCGAGCGCCGAGATCGTTGAGATTGATAGCGTCTTCCAGAAGCAG aGATCTCATGAGACGTACCGCCTGCTGAAGAGGAAGAACATGATTGTCGAAGCAATTCAGAGCTTTAAGATCATAGAGGGCTTCTTCCC GCTGCAGAAAATCATCAATGATGCAGAAAAGAAGGACGGCGTCAACTCAAAGTGTTGCAAGAAGACTGTTTTGCGGCTTGTCCACAGTCTGTCCAGGGAAGGCCTGCTGAAGCTTTACACCACCACTGTCATACAGGACGGGGTCACTAAGAAG GTGGACATAATtgctcatccatccattcagcCGAGTGATGGGAGAGTCGGTCAGCTCATCGAACAGATCCGGTTCAGAATCTCCAGCTCCCATGCAGCTGGACG TCTGCAGGTTGCTGAAGAAAAAGGAGAGCATCTCAAATCAGAAAAGGCAACCACATCAAAAGCACAGAAGAGTGTCTCAAGAAACAAGATGTTAGGATCTGACGAAGACGCGAACTTTAAGCCCACGCCAG TTCCCGGATTGGGCAGAACGTTGGGCTTCCAGCCCAAGATGATTCGCCTGCGTGTCATTCACAGTTTCCTCTGGTACCTCATGTACGGCCACCCGCTGCGGGATAACCCCACCGAGGCTCTCTCTGCCAGTCAGAGTCCAGCGGAACCGTCCAGCTCCGATCCTGGCACCGGGCTCCCAGAATCCCAAGCAAAGCAGAATGAAACCTCTAACCCGCCTCCAATAGATGAGGGATTAGGTGATGAAGACGGGCTGCAGGGTGATCAGTCTAAACTGGATCAGTCTGACGCAGACATGAATG TATATGCTGATGAAGACTCATGGAGGAGATTTATCCCTCCTGTTGCTCTGCACAAAGGCTTTACCAGCGGCTGGGCGATGGTTCGCAGTCTCCTCCTGTGCTTgcctctctctgtttttgtgcaGATCGTTCAAATCAATTACAAG GTGGATGAGCTAGAGGATTACCTCAGTGACTCAGTGAAGCAGCACTATCTCGTCAGAGCGCTGCCCGCTAGAATGAAAAGACAGCTTCTTTACAAAAG gaaatacattttcatctttCATGAGAACCTGCAGAAGTTGGCCTACATGGGTTTGGTGCAGTTCAGTGTAGTTGAGAGATTCAAAGACAAAGACCAG GTGTTTGTTTATCTGAAGCGCAACGCCTCCATCGTCGACACAACCACTTCGGAGCTTCACTACTGGCTGGTGCAGGAGCCGCCTGATTCACCTTTCGAGAGGCGCCAGTACACGTTCAACACCGCCGAGGATGTGGAGAGCTTCTGGTTTGACCTGATGTGTGTCTGCCTCAATACGCCACTGG ggGTGGTTCGTAGCAAGAGAAACGACCCGGACGATGATTCGGCGCCTCCTTTTGTGCACGACCACAACACGATTGCTGGGATGAGTTACCTGCTAAA AGGTAGCTATGAAGTGTGTGACGACGGCTCCATACCGGGAGAcggcagaggagcagcaggtcTGGACTCTGAACTCTTCAGTCATCTGAAACGCAACTGGCTGTGGACATGTCACCTTCTCGCCTCTAAGCCG AGGCCAACTATTTCAGAGGGACCAGATTCCAAACTGAGGCTGAAGAGCCTGCTGAGTAGAAATTCCCTCAGGATGACTCTTCAAGCCG GAAAAGGCCTCGCACCTTGTTATTTGACCAACAAGAAGCCTCTGATGGCAGAAAACGTTGAG ATGGGGATAGAGTCGGTTCTAAGAAACAAGCTGGTGGTTGGAGGGAAGGGACggacgaggaagaggaagaaaacagaagtGGTTAAGGCCCCACGCAGGAAGAAAAAAG AACCTAAAAAACGCACTCGAGCCCATGACGCGACTGACCACCAGGCTCTGAAGAGAATGACCAGACACCGAGTCTACTGGTCCGTTCAGGAGGACTCGGTCATGATGCTCTGCTCCGTGGCATCACACCTGCTCAACAGCAAG ataAAAAGACCGTTTGTGCCTTACTGCGTCGTAAGAGATCTTCTCCACGCAGAGTTTGACATATCAAAAGACAAAACGTCTGTCGCTGTTGGACGTCGCACGAGATACATCCTGAAAAATCCTCAAACACTTCTGAACTACAG GATCTGTTTGGCTGAGGTGCATCAGGACAAAGCTTTGATGAGGCTGCTGGAGAAGAACAAACCTGCTGACCCCGATCAGGCAGAC GACTGCGCCGAAGTCTTCTCGGAGTACGTGCGGCTGCTGAGGCAGAAGTTCAGCACCGTCATGTGTGATCGCAACCTGGTCATACCCGAATCTCAAGAGCAGATCTTCGCACG ATTTAAAGTTTCTGCGATAGACTGTAGAAAATATGTCCCATCCAAAGACATCATCAACTG CAAAGAAGACATCCATGCTATCGTCTTACACAATCTGATCCAGAGCTCTATGTCTATGACCAATGGTCAGATGAAGTCTTTCAGATCATTTCAG actTTCCACACATACAGTAAGTATAACCAGGAGCTGCTCTGTCGAGTGTTCGTCCAGTGCAAGAAGAGGCGTATGTTCAATCGCCGTCGCATCAGTAAGACGCTGGAGCCCAAGAAGAAAAGAGGCCTGCCCATGCTGCCCATGTCCTTTCAGATGTCCCAGACCTTCTACAG GCATTTCGCGTGGCGCTTTCCGTTTTCCCTTTGCACCGACTCCTTCTGCTTCTTGAGGAGTTTAATAACCAGAGGGCCAGGGGTCAACAGGCCTGCCACCACTTTCTATCACGAACCTGAAAACAGGTCACAAACCGGCGAGGACGTGTGCGACAGGAAAACGTCAAAAAAGGCCAAACACGGCTCCGAAACGGAACCACAGATACAAACAGCTGGAGCCCAATCCACAGACAAAGTAGACAACAACCAAAGTGTAACGCGGGGAGAGGAGAAATCCCGGGAATCAGAAGAGAAACTTGAGAACACAGAGGAGAAGATCCAATCAGATGAACAGAAAGATCCATCTGGAGATGATGATGCTTCCTCGAGCAGAGAGCAGACGGATGAGTCGCCGGATGCTCCGGACCTATCAGATATGCTGCAGTTCCCTCTGAGCTCTCCAGGGGGCGCCTGCTTGGTCTCCCTCAGCCTGATGACTCTGGGACGGCTGAGCGTCCACGTGTCCATCCCCAAGCAAATCGTAGTGGTGGACAGCAGCCTGGTGGACAATGAGGTGGTCAAGAG CATGGCGGCTATGGAAGAAGATGACGACGAcgatgaggatgaggatgagtgtgatggaagaaaaaagcTTCAAGTGAGCGCTCACCAAGCGTCACACACCAACTACTTGTTGATGAGGGGCTACTGCTCTCCAGGGATTG ttaaattGCGCAATCTTAACATGAACGACAACATTGTGGTGGAGTCGTGCATCCTGAAGCTCGGCCTGCGAGACGCTCCAGCTCACCACGTCTTTAGTGAACAGA CTGCTCCGCCCTTGGAGTTGACTAAATCCGGCCCCTCGCTGCTGCCCCCTATCCTCACCCGCATCACCCTGTCGCCGTCCTACTCTCCGCCCACTGCAGAGCAGTGTGACGAGCGCTTGGTTCAGGACAGACGGTACAGCGCTCAGGACATTGAGGCGTGCGCTCGGCTCAGGAGGAGTTTAGACGAAGCCGGTGAAAAGGGGTTGGATGAACGGGACCTCCACGTCTCTCATCTCCACCTGCAGGAGGCGCAGTCTGGACGCACGAGGAGCCTGCAGCAGTACCTGAAG GATCTGCAGGAAGAAGGCCAGGTGGTCCGAGTCGGGAGCCTGAGCGTCCGCTGGGTCCTCATGGAGCACGCCGACCCGTGGCTCCTGACCGTAAACTGCAAGCAAATGTCTCAGTCTCACGTGAACGCCAAGAGGCGTCCCCACCTGACGAGTCAGTACAACTTCCCCTTCGCACGCAAGAGGTGCATTAAAGCGATGCAGCTGGAGGCCGAGGGACCGCCTGCGAAAAAACACGCATCAGACAAAGGGAAGCAAACGGACAGAGAGACCGGGGCTGATGGACCTGGGAAACCCAGTGAAAACGATGCAACCGGGAAACCCAGTGAAGATGATGGAACTGGGAAACCGAATGAAGATGATGGAACTGGAAAACCCAATGAAGATGATGGAACTGAAAAACCCAATGAAGATGATGGAATCGGGAAACCGAATGAAGATGATGGACCTGGGAAACCCAGTGAAGCTGAACAGCAGAGAGACCGGACAGATGATGGAAGCGGAGATAAAACGCTGATTTTAGAAACGCGGAAAGAAGCATCGAGACAAGAAGGAGAGGAGAAGATGGAAACTGAGCAAGAGCAAGACAGACCAAGGAGGATCCGAAAATGCAGGTTAAGTAGTGAAAAAGTGGAAGAGGCTGTAGAATCACCATCAGTCGATACCGA GGAGAATTTGAGCTTCATCAGCCGGCCGTGGCGCTTCATCGACGGAAAGGTGAACCGGCCGGTGTGTAAGGCAATCCTGGAGGCGGTTCTGTACCACATCATGTCTCAGCCGGGCCTCACTCAGCAGACGCTGCTGGAACATTACAAAGACGCCCTGCAGCCTGTGGCGGTGCTGGACATCGTGCAG GCTCTTATAGAATTGGGGTGCGTAACGAAGAGAACATTAGTTAAAGACCCTAAACCTTCGCTGTTCAGCGGTTCTGCGCcggccagcagggggagcaCTGTGTCGTTGGAGGAACCGGACGCTGTGTTTTATGAGCCCACCATCAGCTGCTGCCTGCAGCTCTGCAGGGTGCTGCCCAACGAGCGACACTGGAACGACAATCTGCTATGA